A single window of Halobacillus naozhouensis DNA harbors:
- a CDS encoding DUF2759 domain-containing protein, protein MVTAIILFLVTILCVCAVFREIKTKNFFAVLFAAASALVFGWFSVMTIYANLFG, encoded by the coding sequence GTGGTAACAGCTATTATTCTTTTTCTTGTAACAATCCTTTGTGTATGCGCGGTCTTCCGTGAAATTAAAACAAAGAATTTCTTCGCAGTACTATTTGCGGCAGCATCAGCCCTAGTCTTTGGCTGGTTCTCTGTTATGACAATTTACGCAAACTTATTTGGATAA
- a CDS encoding MBL fold metallo-hydrolase, which yields MLKITRLPLGPMATNAYIVYENKQALVIDPGGDFDKLQDFISERDLNVKSILLTHAHFDHIGAVEAARDAYKAPVHLHAAESDWLTDPALNGSALFQIGDIKASPADFYLEPGMKEIGHFSFEVRHTPGHSPGSVSFVFRKQRFTIGGDTLFQQGIGRTDLPGGNRHELTRSIQDQLFSLRNDMKIYPGHGLPTTIGEEKTSNPFFT from the coding sequence ATGCTGAAAATTACACGACTGCCACTAGGTCCAATGGCAACAAATGCCTACATTGTTTATGAAAATAAACAAGCATTAGTAATTGATCCGGGAGGGGATTTTGATAAATTGCAGGACTTCATTTCTGAACGTGATTTGAATGTAAAATCGATCTTGTTAACCCACGCTCACTTTGATCACATTGGGGCAGTAGAGGCTGCGAGAGACGCTTATAAAGCCCCCGTACACTTACATGCTGCCGAATCGGATTGGCTTACAGACCCTGCACTAAACGGATCTGCTTTATTTCAAATAGGAGATATTAAGGCGAGTCCCGCAGATTTTTACTTAGAACCTGGTATGAAAGAAATTGGTCATTTTTCATTTGAAGTACGTCATACGCCTGGGCATTCTCCTGGCAGCGTATCATTTGTATTTCGCAAGCAACGTTTTACGATTGGTGGCGATACGCTGTTTCAACAGGGAATAGGAAGAACAGATCTTCCGGGAGGTAATCGGCATGAGTTAACCAGAAGTATTCAAGATCAGTTGTTCAGTTTGAGAAACGACATGAAGATATACCCAGGTCATGGTTTGCCTACAACGATTGGCGAAGAGAAAACGAGTAATCCATTTTTCACTTAA
- a CDS encoding type II secretion system F family protein: protein MDRGFPLLEALKMTSWDPSLAPITHTITEQLKSGQPMDTAFKQASFSRNVVSFLFFARIHQDLPSMFMQCADLLHIQEEYTRKLKQVMRYPLFLLIFVIIAFSVIKRTIIPSFQSLFESEASKPLSLIVLNTIDVGITGFCYMAVVIILALVLFKLYLPKLTIGQRLKVYEKTPLLKEYQMFTVTFLFSTHLSSLLKAGLSLKHALEIIAGQTKYIILSHYAKVILARLNEGMLLGQSVHPCSLIKGDVTTIFHHTNDLDTLSKELQVYSELLIDQLKEKLTHTMQFIQPVFFMIIACVVILIYASIMLPMYQWMEQI from the coding sequence TTGGACAGGGGGTTTCCGTTACTGGAGGCTCTTAAAATGACCAGTTGGGATCCATCTTTAGCCCCAATCACCCATACGATAACTGAACAACTCAAGAGCGGTCAGCCTATGGACACAGCTTTCAAACAGGCCAGTTTTTCCAGGAATGTTGTGTCCTTTCTATTTTTCGCACGTATTCATCAAGATCTACCCTCAATGTTTATGCAATGCGCTGACTTGTTACACATTCAAGAAGAGTACACAAGAAAGCTCAAGCAAGTAATGAGGTATCCGCTTTTTTTACTCATCTTTGTAATTATCGCATTTAGTGTAATAAAGCGTACAATCATCCCAAGTTTTCAATCCTTATTTGAGAGTGAGGCTTCTAAACCATTAAGCTTGATTGTATTAAATACGATTGATGTGGGGATAACAGGTTTTTGTTATATGGCCGTTGTGATTATTTTAGCGTTGGTTCTATTTAAACTGTACTTACCTAAGCTGACTATTGGCCAAAGGCTGAAAGTCTACGAAAAGACCCCTCTCCTTAAAGAATATCAAATGTTCACCGTTACTTTTCTTTTTTCCACCCATCTAAGTTCTCTGCTCAAAGCTGGCTTATCACTTAAACACGCCCTGGAAATCATAGCCGGGCAAACTAAATATATCATCCTGTCTCATTATGCAAAGGTGATTTTAGCCAGACTGAATGAAGGCATGCTTCTCGGCCAGTCTGTCCATCCTTGTTCATTAATTAAAGGAGATGTAACAACTATTTTTCATCACACAAATGATCTTGATACATTAAGCAAAGAACTACAAGTTTATTCAGAATTACTCATTGATCAGCTAAAAGAAAAGCTAACCCATACGATGCAGTTCATACAGCCTGTCTTCTTTATGATCATTGCCTGTGTAGTTATTCTGATTTATGCCTCCATCATGCTGCCCATGTACCAATGGATGGAACAAATATAG
- the comGF gene encoding competence type IV pilus minor pilin ComGF, whose product MLAGNNRGFTLIESLFCLTLLSVLLTLSLPLLKFIDSPAYSADLSAHQFFTFIEGEINQSLKVISLNNELSITDPDERLITISKYNDGVRRQVDQTGHELLITNIQNLTFTQKNHLLTVSLVLKDGTTYEKVLYLPPQ is encoded by the coding sequence ATGCTAGCCGGCAATAACAGAGGATTTACATTGATCGAATCACTATTTTGTTTAACATTGCTTTCAGTTCTGCTAACCTTAAGCCTTCCTTTGCTTAAATTTATTGATAGTCCTGCCTATTCTGCCGATCTGTCCGCACATCAATTTTTCACCTTTATTGAAGGAGAAATCAATCAATCGTTAAAGGTGATCTCCTTAAACAACGAACTATCTATTACCGATCCTGATGAGCGGCTCATAACGATCTCAAAGTATAATGATGGTGTTAGAAGGCAAGTTGACCAAACTGGACACGAACTGCTGATTACAAACATTCAGAACCTTACATTCACTCAGAAAAATCATCTTCTTACTGTATCTTTAGTTCTTAAGGATGGGACGACATATGAAAAAGTATTATATTTGCCTCCTCAGTAA
- the comGA gene encoding competence type IV pilus ATPase ComGA — protein MSHIAKYAQDLLVSAIQQTASDIHFSPYIEKTDIHFRIHGQRIFHSSLPSASYQKLLAYFKFISGMDIGEVTKPQNGIIEHRLKQHLFNMRLSTLPIIGCESLAIRILSPDSQLQLEQLFLFPNQLRQIKRWLTFSSGMILFTGATGSGKTTTLYALLQSLLNQHSFQAITLEDPIEKNLNNIIQVQVNERAGITYDAGLKAALRHDPDLLMVGEIRDKETAHFAFRAALSGHLVISTIHAKDAFGTLRRLEEMKIKSSDLEQTLIAIAAQQLLPLKTNDSLPRRAAIVELLDGNTLQQAIKGSPPNKHAHFQSFHSLRRKAYALGYI, from the coding sequence GTGAGTCACATTGCAAAGTATGCTCAGGATCTACTGGTTTCGGCAATTCAGCAAACTGCGTCGGACATTCACTTTTCCCCATACATCGAGAAAACGGATATCCATTTCCGCATTCATGGCCAACGCATTTTTCATTCCTCTCTGCCATCAGCCTCTTATCAAAAGTTACTTGCCTATTTTAAGTTTATTTCCGGAATGGATATTGGCGAAGTTACAAAGCCTCAAAATGGCATCATTGAACACAGGCTGAAACAACATCTTTTTAACATGCGCTTGTCCACCCTCCCGATTATTGGCTGCGAAAGTCTAGCAATTCGAATCCTCTCCCCCGACAGCCAGCTTCAGCTGGAGCAACTCTTTCTTTTCCCAAATCAACTAAGACAAATTAAAAGATGGCTTACCTTTTCAAGCGGGATGATTTTATTCACCGGGGCAACCGGGAGCGGTAAAACGACAACATTGTATGCTTTGCTTCAGTCTTTATTAAACCAACACTCCTTCCAGGCTATAACACTTGAGGACCCAATTGAGAAGAATTTAAACAATATTATTCAGGTACAAGTCAATGAACGAGCGGGAATCACTTATGATGCTGGTCTTAAAGCAGCTCTTCGACATGATCCAGATTTACTCATGGTTGGAGAAATTCGTGACAAGGAAACAGCACACTTTGCGTTTCGCGCTGCATTAAGCGGGCATTTGGTGATCAGTACAATTCATGCAAAAGATGCTTTTGGCACATTAAGGCGGCTGGAGGAAATGAAAATTAAGTCCTCCGATTTAGAACAAACTTTAATCGCGATAGCCGCCCAGCAGCTCCTTCCGCTAAAAACGAACGACTCACTACCTCGAAGGGCAGCTATTGTTGAGCTACTTGATGGAAACACACTCCAACAAGCAATCAAGGGCTCACCCCCTAATAAGCACGCACACTTTCAATCATTTCATTCTTTAAGGAGAAAAGCTTATGCCCTCGGTTACATCTAA
- a CDS encoding type II secretion system protein — MNNKGFTVVEVICAFGVLLIIATSILPLLGELRLSQKELAEERAIISKLQNELLKYKLHPREEYPFTKEYDLMTVTYKKQPSLLEACATWETRRDHKELCLYASRQ; from the coding sequence ATGAACAATAAAGGATTTACAGTTGTTGAAGTCATCTGTGCATTTGGAGTATTGCTAATAATAGCTACATCTATCCTTCCCTTATTAGGAGAATTAAGGCTTTCACAAAAAGAACTTGCAGAGGAACGAGCAATCATTAGCAAGCTGCAGAATGAACTATTGAAGTACAAGCTTCACCCGAGAGAAGAGTATCCCTTTACTAAGGAATATGATTTGATGACGGTAACTTATAAAAAACAGCCATCCCTTCTCGAGGCATGCGCAACATGGGAAACTCGGCGTGATCATAAGGAGCTGTGCTTGTATGCTAGCCGGCAATAA
- the comGC gene encoding competence type IV pilus major pilin ComGC, giving the protein MKNQKGFTLIEMLIVLLIISVLLVITIPNLAKNNETIRSKGCEALVLTAEAQVQAYKIDQDTFPESLDILVTEKYLKQKTCPNGKELNYVPDTGTVTNPN; this is encoded by the coding sequence TTGAAGAACCAAAAAGGATTTACTCTTATCGAAATGCTCATCGTGCTTTTAATTATATCGGTATTGCTCGTAATTACGATTCCTAACCTCGCTAAAAATAACGAAACGATCCGGTCAAAAGGATGTGAAGCACTCGTGCTAACTGCGGAAGCTCAAGTACAAGCCTATAAAATTGATCAAGATACATTTCCCGAATCACTAGATATCCTTGTGACTGAGAAGTATTTAAAGCAGAAAACATGTCCAAATGGGAAAGAGCTGAACTATGTACCGGACACAGGTACAGTCACCAATCCGAATTGA
- a CDS encoding LTA synthase family protein, with translation MKWNKPRIPLFVIASFLFGLKTYFVYRFMFELTIENALQEFILFFNPIASAYLIFAISVWLKPKNQMKYLRWTAVIGSLVLYINLLFYRNFTDFITIPVLFQGNNAADLTTSIFTLIHLGDLLLFADVVIIWILTSKKTMDLSVNFSKSGKIAATAVTFLMLSGNVALAELERPMLFVRAFDREYLVKNIGVYNYHMYDAMMQTKTKAQRVFADSSEISEIKNYINENSDTDEKSELFGIAEDKNVIFVSIESFQNFLLDSEINGKETTPFLNDLKESEETIWFKNFYHQTAQGKTSDSEFIVENSLYPLGRGAVYFTHAQNEYHALPEILNSHGYTTSVFHANNKSFWNRDVMYDTMGYDKFYGEQAYEVTKENSFGWGLGDKAFFSQSIDELKQQEKPFYSKFITLTNHFPFELPEDEANIDKYDSSSETLNSYFQTARYTDEALKQFFQQLKDAGIYKDSVIILMGDHYGISEFHNSAMGDFLNKEITPYQHIQLQRVPFMVHIPGYKNGEIREEVVGQIDVKPTLLSLLGIKAEKDLSFGTDMFLDDQQKFTALRDGSFITEKYVYTEGTCYDRQTGEPIQSEKQVCKPIKQKVEKELEYSDNIIYGDLFRFYDFTNKDSE, from the coding sequence ATGAAATGGAACAAGCCGCGAATACCATTATTCGTTATTGCCTCTTTTCTATTTGGTTTGAAAACCTATTTTGTGTACAGGTTCATGTTTGAACTAACTATAGAAAATGCATTGCAGGAATTTATCCTGTTCTTCAACCCGATAGCTAGTGCTTATTTAATTTTTGCCATTAGTGTTTGGTTGAAACCCAAGAATCAAATGAAATATTTAAGGTGGACCGCTGTAATCGGTTCTCTTGTTCTTTATATAAACTTGTTATTTTATAGAAACTTTACTGACTTCATCACTATTCCTGTCTTATTTCAGGGAAACAATGCAGCAGATTTAACTACGAGCATCTTTACACTGATTCATTTAGGGGATTTGCTTCTGTTTGCTGATGTTGTGATCATTTGGATCCTTACGAGCAAAAAAACAATGGATCTGTCAGTGAATTTTTCAAAAAGCGGAAAGATTGCGGCGACGGCCGTCACTTTTCTAATGTTATCTGGAAATGTTGCACTCGCTGAATTGGAACGTCCGATGTTGTTTGTACGCGCCTTTGACCGCGAGTATTTAGTGAAAAACATCGGTGTGTATAACTATCATATGTATGATGCTATGATGCAAACGAAAACCAAGGCACAGCGCGTTTTCGCGGATAGCAGTGAAATCAGTGAAATTAAAAATTATATTAACGAAAATTCTGATACAGATGAAAAATCAGAGCTGTTTGGAATTGCAGAAGACAAAAACGTTATTTTTGTTAGTATAGAGTCGTTCCAAAACTTTTTATTGGATTCAGAAATCAATGGGAAGGAAACTACACCGTTTCTTAACGATTTAAAAGAGAGTGAAGAGACGATTTGGTTTAAGAACTTCTATCATCAAACTGCTCAAGGAAAAACCTCTGATTCAGAGTTTATTGTAGAAAATTCGCTTTACCCATTAGGCAGGGGTGCTGTTTATTTCACCCATGCTCAAAATGAATATCATGCCTTACCTGAAATCCTAAATAGTCATGGGTATACAACATCCGTTTTCCATGCTAACAATAAGAGTTTCTGGAACCGGGACGTTATGTACGATACGATGGGGTACGATAAGTTTTATGGTGAACAGGCATACGAGGTAACGAAAGAGAATTCATTCGGCTGGGGACTTGGTGACAAAGCATTTTTCTCCCAATCAATTGATGAATTGAAACAGCAAGAAAAACCTTTTTATAGTAAATTTATAACTCTTACAAATCACTTTCCGTTTGAACTGCCGGAAGATGAAGCAAACATTGATAAGTACGATTCAAGTTCTGAGACGTTAAATAGTTATTTCCAAACCGCTCGTTATACTGATGAAGCACTCAAACAGTTCTTTCAACAACTAAAAGATGCCGGGATATACAAGGATTCCGTTATAATCCTTATGGGAGACCATTATGGCATCAGTGAGTTCCACAATAGTGCAATGGGAGATTTTTTAAATAAGGAAATTACTCCTTATCAGCATATCCAATTGCAACGCGTGCCATTTATGGTCCATATACCTGGCTATAAAAATGGAGAAATTCGCGAGGAGGTTGTGGGACAAATCGATGTTAAACCAACCTTATTAAGTCTGCTTGGTATAAAGGCTGAAAAAGACTTGTCGTTTGGGACAGATATGTTTCTGGATGATCAGCAGAAGTTTACAGCACTAAGGGATGGAAGTTTCATTACCGAGAAATATGTATATACTGAGGGAACATGTTATGACAGGCAAACTGGTGAACCAATTCAATCCGAAAAACAGGTATGTAAGCCAATCAAACAAAAGGTAGAAAAAGAACTGGAGTATTCGGATAATATTATTTATGGAGATTTGTTTAGATTCTACGACTTTACAAACAAAGACAGTGAGTAG
- a CDS encoding YqhG family protein — translation MTSSTYYQFAKDFFSTHGCSILETSERSMEVQLTSDMDEALMNRPFYWHYMKKMNRVGEAMKLTFTDGLMEENNGIHLHAGTPKLHQMYQLAIDRSYSTRLYEHLSALTVNQPLHPWMVLNIKIVYRGKQTRDEILSVGLNLINGALLSGMVDKIWEIDFCSTVSDFSFPMTPVVRMESGYQRILNYVKDQLASLHDEWATESLKQLDSEKDLLHHFYTSDDVDEDYYEKELDQLQVRYKPRVAIHVANGGLFYLSQETSQSLFRQT, via the coding sequence TTGACATCAAGTACGTATTACCAATTTGCAAAAGACTTCTTTTCAACTCATGGGTGCAGCATCTTGGAAACATCAGAACGTTCCATGGAAGTACAGCTAACAAGTGACATGGATGAAGCACTAATGAATCGGCCGTTTTACTGGCATTATATGAAAAAAATGAACCGGGTTGGAGAAGCGATGAAGCTTACTTTTACAGATGGGCTTATGGAAGAGAATAATGGGATCCACCTGCATGCCGGAACACCAAAACTTCATCAAATGTACCAATTAGCCATTGACCGCTCTTATTCTACGAGACTTTATGAACACTTGTCCGCCTTGACCGTCAACCAACCCCTGCATCCATGGATGGTATTGAATATTAAAATCGTATATCGCGGAAAACAAACACGGGATGAAATATTGTCGGTCGGCTTAAACCTTATAAATGGTGCCCTGCTATCAGGGATGGTGGATAAAATTTGGGAGATTGATTTCTGCTCAACCGTGTCTGATTTTAGTTTTCCGATGACCCCTGTTGTGAGAATGGAAAGTGGATATCAGCGTATTCTTAACTACGTAAAAGATCAACTTGCTTCATTGCATGATGAATGGGCAACAGAATCTCTTAAACAATTGGATAGTGAAAAGGACTTGCTTCATCACTTTTATACGTCAGATGACGTGGATGAGGATTATTACGAAAAGGAACTTGATCAACTGCAAGTAAGATACAAACCAAGAGTCGCTATACACGTTGCCAATGGGGGATTATTTTACTTGTCACAGGAAACCAGTCAAAGTTTGTTTCGTCAAACTTAA
- a CDS encoding YqzE family protein gives MKKNEYVQFLTEEMMKYMHRSKQEKHDRRIQRTSKGSSSYWFGIIPFALKMMKRRWQRHS, from the coding sequence ATGAAAAAAAATGAGTATGTTCAGTTTCTTACTGAAGAGATGATGAAGTATATGCATCGGTCTAAGCAGGAAAAACACGATCGAAGAATTCAAAGAACATCTAAAGGCAGCTCATCTTACTGGTTTGGTATCATTCCTTTTGCTCTAAAAATGATGAAGAGAAGGTGGCAGAGGCATAGTTAA
- the gcvT gene encoding glycine cleavage system aminomethyltransferase GcvT: MAELKRTPLYSEYKKLGAKTIDFGGWDLPVQFTSIKEEHEATRTKAGLFDVSHMGEVMVKGKDSLNYLQGMLTNDVSKLEPGKAQYTIMCYENGGTVDDLIVYMLDANEYLLVINAANRDKDVQWLKDHQRGDVTVEDVSDDYVQLALQGPRAEETLQQLTEADLSSIKFFRFLQDVSFEGVEDKAIVSRTGYTGEDGFEIYLPAESGPALWQAILSKGEAAGVQPIGLGARDTLRFEANLALYGQELSPEITPIEAGLSFAVRVKKDADFIGKEVLKKQKEEGTSRKLVGIEMIDKGIPRTNYEVLDGDKIIGFVTTGTQSPTLGKNVGLALLDTDYTTEETEVTVQVRKRKLQAKVVATPFYKR; the protein is encoded by the coding sequence ATGGCTGAATTGAAACGAACACCACTTTATTCTGAGTATAAGAAATTAGGAGCAAAAACGATCGATTTTGGCGGATGGGATTTACCCGTTCAATTTACAAGCATTAAAGAAGAGCACGAAGCAACACGAACTAAGGCAGGTTTATTTGATGTGTCTCACATGGGTGAGGTAATGGTGAAAGGGAAAGATAGTCTGAATTATTTACAGGGCATGTTAACGAATGATGTGTCAAAATTGGAACCAGGTAAAGCACAATACACAATTATGTGTTATGAGAACGGCGGTACAGTAGACGATTTAATTGTTTATATGCTTGATGCCAACGAATATCTGCTCGTCATCAATGCGGCTAACCGCGATAAAGATGTGCAATGGCTTAAGGATCATCAGAGAGGGGACGTTACCGTTGAGGATGTGTCTGATGATTACGTTCAGCTTGCTCTTCAAGGACCGCGTGCAGAAGAAACGCTGCAGCAATTGACCGAAGCCGACCTTTCTTCTATTAAATTTTTCCGCTTCTTGCAGGATGTATCCTTTGAAGGCGTGGAGGATAAAGCTATCGTTTCACGCACGGGATATACGGGGGAGGACGGTTTTGAAATCTATCTCCCTGCTGAGTCTGGCCCAGCTTTGTGGCAGGCTATTTTGTCGAAAGGGGAAGCAGCCGGTGTACAGCCGATCGGTTTGGGAGCCCGGGATACACTACGCTTTGAGGCGAACCTGGCATTGTATGGACAAGAATTAAGTCCAGAAATCACTCCGATCGAAGCAGGTCTCTCTTTTGCAGTTCGAGTGAAGAAAGATGCAGATTTTATCGGCAAAGAAGTATTGAAAAAGCAAAAAGAGGAAGGAACAAGCCGAAAACTAGTCGGTATTGAAATGATCGATAAAGGTATCCCGCGTACAAATTATGAAGTATTGGATGGGGATAAGATCATCGGATTTGTTACAACGGGAACTCAGTCACCTACGTTAGGTAAGAATGTGGGTCTTGCACTTTTGGATACTGATTACACGACGGAAGAGACAGAAGTCACCGTTCAGGTTCGTAAACGAAAATTACAGGCAAAAGTTGTCGCTACACCTTTTTATAAACGATAA
- a CDS encoding prepilin-type N-terminal cleavage/methylation domain-containing protein, protein MYRTQVQSPIRIDMNQSQTGYTLSEVMIVLVAFSAILAVVVPFHHQVVATVKVTHYLEQIENDLLLAQQLTMQHHPHYWVMIRPDQRDYYLYDYANRKILLHRKFPKEWAIRLPTLEIPIQFNASGSIQNPGTMVLLTPKANYKLTFPFGKSRVTIHEQ, encoded by the coding sequence ATGTACCGGACACAGGTACAGTCACCAATCCGAATTGATATGAATCAAAGTCAAACGGGATATACGCTCAGTGAAGTAATGATTGTTCTCGTGGCATTTTCTGCAATCCTGGCAGTTGTTGTCCCCTTTCATCATCAAGTTGTAGCAACAGTAAAAGTTACCCATTATTTGGAACAGATAGAAAATGATTTGCTTTTAGCGCAACAACTCACTATGCAACACCATCCCCACTACTGGGTTATGATCCGTCCTGATCAACGCGATTACTACCTTTATGACTATGCTAATAGAAAAATTTTGCTACACCGTAAATTTCCAAAGGAATGGGCAATCCGTTTACCAACACTTGAAATCCCTATACAATTTAATGCCTCTGGTTCAATTCAAAATCCAGGAACGATGGTCTTACTTACTCCTAAAGCTAACTATAAACTAACCTTTCCTTTTGGTAAAAGCCGGGTAACGATTCATGAACAATAA
- a CDS encoding DEAD/DEAH box helicase, translating into MVEILHDQDYIETLSNNLSQPDSLCSWDEFKLGYKALQYRSVPEFNGVLSTKHLPHVDFLDHQIQACEKVIHEMNGRAILADEVGLGKTLEAGLILKEYMIRGMAKKVLILTPASLVNQWVQELNEKFYIQAATPRKKMAAWSDWDITVTSIDMAKRENHKEEILSISYDMIIIDEAHKLKNHQTKNYQFVKQLKKTYCLLLTATPIQNNLSDLFNLVSILKPGYLGDLATFKKKYRKTSLDHSESHQHIHSLLSKLMIRNRRKDTGLDSSKRHVTNVRLTFTDEEMDMYENLAALKSNSPSFTWLTLAKELCSTREACFMSLQSMQNKQEDESPLLADLIEKLGTLPHHIKAKRVVEIMEKSEEKFIIFTEYRASQFYLQWYLQQHGITSVPFNGKFKKSKRDWMKQLFRTKAQVMVATEAGSEGINLQFCNNMINYDLPWNPMRLEQRIGRIHRFGQEKDVHIYNFAIENTIEDQILNLLYEKIEMFKTAVGDLDNILENIPGGNFDNQIQSIMSQSESQGEMDIKLKNLVSYVEHTVNERRELS; encoded by the coding sequence ATGGTAGAAATTCTACACGATCAAGACTATATAGAAACGCTTTCCAACAACCTTTCTCAGCCAGATTCTTTATGTTCATGGGACGAATTTAAGCTCGGGTACAAAGCTTTACAATACCGGTCAGTTCCTGAGTTTAATGGTGTACTCTCGACGAAACATTTACCCCATGTAGACTTTCTAGACCATCAAATTCAAGCATGTGAGAAGGTTATCCATGAAATGAACGGAAGAGCTATCCTAGCCGATGAGGTTGGTTTAGGAAAAACTCTTGAGGCCGGACTTATTCTAAAAGAATACATGATCAGAGGAATGGCTAAAAAGGTCTTGATTCTAACACCGGCCTCTCTCGTCAATCAATGGGTACAAGAATTAAATGAAAAATTTTACATCCAGGCCGCAACGCCGAGAAAGAAAATGGCTGCCTGGTCAGATTGGGACATAACCGTCACCTCAATTGATATGGCAAAACGTGAAAATCATAAAGAGGAAATTCTGTCTATCTCCTACGATATGATCATCATTGATGAGGCTCATAAATTAAAAAATCATCAGACAAAAAATTATCAATTTGTTAAACAGTTAAAGAAAACATACTGTTTGCTGTTAACAGCAACACCCATCCAAAATAATTTAAGTGATTTATTCAATTTAGTTTCTATTCTTAAGCCTGGATATCTAGGTGATTTAGCAACATTTAAAAAGAAATACCGCAAAACCTCACTCGATCACTCAGAGTCGCATCAGCACATCCACTCTCTGTTAAGTAAACTGATGATTCGAAACCGAAGGAAGGATACTGGATTAGATTCTTCAAAACGACATGTGACTAATGTTCGACTCACATTCACAGATGAAGAAATGGACATGTACGAAAATCTGGCAGCCTTGAAGTCTAACTCTCCTTCTTTTACCTGGCTGACGTTGGCCAAGGAGCTATGCTCTACTAGAGAGGCCTGCTTTATGTCTCTGCAATCCATGCAAAATAAACAAGAAGACGAATCACCATTATTAGCTGACCTTATCGAAAAGCTTGGGACACTCCCACACCACATTAAAGCAAAACGTGTTGTTGAGATTATGGAAAAGTCTGAAGAAAAGTTTATTATTTTCACAGAATACCGGGCCAGTCAGTTTTATTTACAGTGGTATTTACAGCAGCACGGAATTACCTCCGTTCCCTTTAATGGTAAATTCAAAAAAAGTAAACGTGACTGGATGAAACAGCTGTTTAGGACAAAAGCACAAGTAATGGTTGCTACGGAAGCTGGGTCTGAGGGAATTAACCTCCAATTTTGTAATAACATGATTAACTATGACTTGCCCTGGAACCCGATGCGTCTTGAACAACGAATTGGGAGAATTCATCGATTTGGCCAGGAGAAGGATGTTCACATTTACAATTTTGCGATTGAAAATACGATTGAGGATCAAATATTAAACCTTTTATATGAAAAAATTGAAATGTTTAAAACCGCTGTAGGAGATCTTGATAATATTTTAGAAAACATTCCTGGAGGGAACTTTGACAATCAGATTCAATCAATCATGAGTCAATCTGAGAGTCAGGGAGAGATGGATATTAAATTGAAAAACCTCGTAAGTTATGTTGAACATACTGTGAATGAGCGGAGGGAATTGAGTTGA
- a CDS encoding DUF2626 domain-containing protein, with amino-acid sequence MDRMFRVMAFWTGIFTVMFYAGDMMEAALLSLVQTAFFLTIGYLKLSERMYIYIFFSYLTVFMIGFTYYSSFILVPSFGGH; translated from the coding sequence ATGGATCGCATGTTTCGAGTGATGGCGTTTTGGACTGGTATATTTACCGTCATGTTTTATGCTGGCGACATGATGGAAGCAGCATTATTATCTCTCGTTCAAACTGCCTTTTTCCTTACAATTGGCTACCTTAAACTGTCTGAGCGTATGTATATTTACATATTTTTCTCGTACTTGACAGTATTTATGATCGGATTTACTTATTATTCATCATTTATTCTCGTACCGTCTTTCGGTGGTCACTAA